Proteins from a genomic interval of Paenibacillus sp. FSL H8-0048:
- a CDS encoding aminotransferase class I/II-fold pyridoxal phosphate-dependent enzyme, producing the protein MIHSSKQHKWRSDKLAHLGSSIFAEVAAWKSEARQSGLGIIDLGIGSPDRAPLPGIRQTLSDAVLREDSYAYPSSKGSAVFRNQAARWMQWRFGAEVDPEEEIVSLMGSQDGLSHLALAICNPGDLAIVPDPGYPIYSGALAIAGVRSWPLPLLEENAFRPDLERIPDEVWSEASFILLSFPGNPISVTVDLAYMERLVELARKWDVLVVHDLAYSEMGFDGYRPISILQVPGARDTAVEFHSFSKSFNMAGCRIGFMAGNAQAVGALRELKSNVDYGVFEPVQEAAVVALEQAMDSGPDQGVAALYERRRNLVVEALHLEGWAVPSPEATMFIWAKLPDAYGIQGEAGRSRRFAHDLLLRTGVAVIPGDAFGSQGEGYVRIALVEEEERLLEATRRIGKFLRSGR; encoded by the coding sequence TTGATTCATAGCAGCAAGCAGCATAAATGGAGATCAGACAAGCTGGCTCATCTGGGATCATCGATCTTTGCCGAGGTGGCGGCCTGGAAGTCGGAAGCCCGGCAATCGGGCCTGGGCATCATCGATCTTGGAATTGGCAGTCCGGACCGGGCGCCTCTGCCCGGGATTCGTCAGACGTTAAGTGATGCAGTGCTTCGGGAGGATAGTTATGCTTATCCGTCGTCCAAGGGGAGTGCAGTGTTCCGCAATCAGGCGGCGAGATGGATGCAGTGGCGATTCGGTGCAGAGGTAGATCCGGAGGAGGAAATTGTGTCCCTGATGGGTTCGCAGGATGGACTCTCGCATTTGGCCCTGGCGATCTGCAATCCCGGCGATCTGGCGATTGTGCCAGACCCGGGTTATCCTATTTATTCAGGGGCACTAGCTATAGCGGGGGTTAGGTCTTGGCCGCTGCCGCTTTTGGAGGAGAATGCGTTCCGGCCGGATCTGGAGCGAATTCCCGATGAGGTATGGAGCGAAGCTTCATTTATTCTGCTCAGTTTTCCCGGCAATCCGATTTCGGTTACGGTGGATCTGGCTTATATGGAGCGGCTCGTGGAGCTTGCCCGGAAGTGGGATGTGCTGGTTGTACATGATCTGGCGTATTCAGAGATGGGGTTCGATGGATACCGGCCGATCAGCATCCTCCAGGTGCCTGGGGCGCGTGATACCGCCGTTGAATTCCACTCCTTCTCCAAAAGCTTCAACATGGCCGGCTGCCGCATCGGCTTCATGGCGGGGAATGCTCAGGCCGTCGGGGCGCTGCGGGAGCTGAAAAGCAATGTGGATTACGGCGTCTTCGAGCCGGTTCAGGAAGCGGCGGTTGTGGCACTGGAGCAAGCGATGGACTCTGGACCCGACCAAGGAGTGGCTGCGCTGTATGAGCGGCGGCGGAATCTTGTGGTGGAGGCGCTGCACCTTGAAGGGTGGGCGGTGCCCTCGCCGGAAGCTACTATGTTTATTTGGGCCAAGCTGCCGGATGCCTATGGAATTCAAGGAGAAGCGGGAAGATCGCGCCGTTTCGCGCATGACCTGCTGCTGAGAACCGGGGTAGCGGTGATTCCGGGAGATGCTTTTGGCAGCCAGGGGGAAGGGTATGTGCGGATCGCACTGGTAGAGGAGGAGGAGCGTCTGCTGGAAGCTACCAGGAGGATCGGGAAGTTTCTGCGTTCAGGCAGGTAA
- a CDS encoding alpha/beta hydrolase — translation MSDHTKVILEPAAQKFADDNAKPPFLPDLGPEKGRETVNTVQAGDIEKPEADLQDLTIAGGPGGEVKVRIVRPVGTSGTSLPVILYIHGAGWVFGNSHTHDRLIRELTVGTGAAVVFPEYSLSPEAKYPTAIEEIYAVLEWIASEGSTYGLDATRLSVAGDSVGGNMTAAITLMAKERSGPAIAKQLLFYPVTDASFDTESYHQFAEGYFLQREGMKWFWDQYTTDPEERAQITASPLRASLDQLSGLPEALIITGEADVLRDEGEAYANKLREAGVPVTAVRFQGIIHDFVMLNALADTKANQGALLLATAWLKQ, via the coding sequence ATGTCTGATCATACAAAAGTTATTCTTGAACCAGCAGCTCAGAAATTCGCCGATGATAATGCCAAGCCTCCCTTCCTGCCCGATCTGGGTCCGGAAAAAGGCCGCGAAACGGTCAACACCGTTCAGGCTGGCGATATCGAAAAACCTGAGGCAGATCTTCAGGATCTGACTATAGCGGGCGGTCCAGGCGGTGAAGTGAAGGTCCGCATTGTCCGTCCGGTAGGCACCTCCGGCACTTCCCTGCCGGTCATTCTCTACATTCATGGAGCAGGCTGGGTCTTCGGCAACAGCCACACGCATGACCGGCTCATCCGCGAGCTGACTGTGGGTACGGGTGCTGCCGTGGTCTTCCCGGAATATAGCCTGTCCCCGGAAGCCAAATATCCAACGGCTATTGAAGAAATCTACGCGGTTCTGGAGTGGATTGCTAGTGAAGGCTCCACGTACGGGCTGGATGCAACCAGGCTGAGTGTCGCCGGAGACAGTGTCGGCGGCAACATGACGGCAGCCATCACCCTGATGGCCAAAGAACGCAGCGGTCCGGCCATCGCTAAGCAATTGCTTTTCTATCCGGTTACAGATGCTTCCTTCGATACCGAATCGTATCATCAGTTCGCGGAAGGCTATTTCCTCCAGCGCGAAGGGATGAAGTGGTTCTGGGATCAATATACCACCGATCCTGAGGAGCGGGCACAGATTACAGCATCTCCGCTGCGGGCCAGTCTGGACCAGCTTAGCGGTCTGCCGGAAGCCCTAATTATCACTGGTGAAGCCGATGTGCTTCGTGATGAAGGGGAGGCTTATGCGAATAAGCTTCGCGAAGCAGGCGTTCCCGTTACGGCGGTGCGCTTCCAGGGCATTATCCACGATTTCGTGATGCTGAACGCGCTGGCAGACACTAAGGCTAACCAGGGAGCTTTGCTGCTGGCAACGGCTTGGTTGAAGCAATAA
- a CDS encoding RNA polymerase sigma factor, producing the protein MKDYPITEQQAKDMFEAHSAYIYGIALMMTKQRVLADDITQETFLRAFAKYHLYDPSRPLRPWLYRVAVNTSRNLLRRKTWIQLLAGVPIEGKEHSAESFALHSENQLELWQAVSHLSAKLREVITLHYYAGLSLPETAEVLSIPLGTCKSRLHAALRKLRECGDLDPGALMMKEGLK; encoded by the coding sequence GTGAAGGATTATCCCATCACAGAACAGCAGGCCAAGGACATGTTTGAAGCACACTCCGCTTATATTTATGGGATTGCCCTTATGATGACCAAGCAGCGGGTGCTGGCCGATGATATTACCCAGGAGACTTTTCTGCGTGCTTTTGCAAAATATCATTTATACGATCCCTCCAGGCCGCTTCGGCCTTGGCTGTACCGGGTTGCCGTCAATACGTCACGTAATCTGCTGCGCAGGAAGACTTGGATACAACTGCTGGCGGGCGTTCCTATAGAGGGAAAAGAGCACTCCGCCGAGAGCTTCGCTCTGCATAGTGAGAATCAGCTGGAGTTATGGCAGGCGGTCAGCCATCTGTCCGCGAAGCTGCGCGAAGTGATCACCCTGCACTATTATGCGGGATTATCGCTTCCCGAAACCGCAGAGGTATTAAGTATTCCGCTGGGAACCTGCAAGTCCAGGCTTCATGCGGCACTGCGCAAGCTGAGGGAATGCGGAGATCTTGACCCCGGCGCGCTGATGATGAAGGAGGGGCTTAAATGA
- a CDS encoding DUF4179 domain-containing protein produces the protein MTTAKDRLDAQSEAVTAQLQKEAEHMILSMPSSVHFDELWQLHIGRVKEAPRDRGRLSLYKKWVIGTTAALAATAGSIIGIGFISPPVAEALRVIPFFDYLYDKGADRGELRPIAEKHLSNPAGALVTDKGITFNLVEEYYDGISLVINYEVTYPSSSAPITGKEAAVFYKLNFEGHDPQRISSHDFTITGDHTFVGTTRLSFGDKDLPDQLRLNMSVDCIGTTRGNWDVSVLLDRGKSAAISTTVYPNDLDFMYDNSLYTVDKLTLGPVTSQVILMKRYPHPSLYAMLEDDIGTLYMNQGGDGATEEYYYFNFSPLTEFNPKPEYMTLVIAETENNNQVKSYKDRQRLSGPLPLTLKGNEGGSVTITAVEYEEKQTVVYYEASQVMSQLTSITLQEGHDQPILQIGTRVRMSKDKLAFKLLFPPVQPSDNLEIITEYFSYPEDMQQFRLRIPVQWTKSC, from the coding sequence ATGACGACAGCTAAGGACAGGCTGGATGCTCAATCCGAGGCCGTAACCGCACAATTGCAAAAAGAAGCTGAACATATGATACTCAGTATGCCTTCTTCTGTACATTTTGATGAATTGTGGCAGCTACATATAGGAAGAGTAAAGGAAGCTCCAAGGGACAGAGGCCGGTTATCACTGTACAAGAAGTGGGTCATCGGCACCACAGCTGCGCTGGCGGCTACAGCCGGATCAATTATTGGGATCGGATTCATCTCACCCCCGGTTGCTGAAGCGCTGCGTGTTATTCCGTTCTTCGATTATCTGTATGACAAAGGAGCCGACCGCGGGGAGTTGAGGCCGATTGCGGAGAAGCATCTCAGTAATCCGGCAGGTGCGCTGGTTACCGATAAAGGTATTACCTTCAATCTGGTAGAGGAATACTATGACGGTATTTCATTAGTGATTAATTATGAGGTGACCTACCCATCATCGTCAGCGCCCATTACCGGCAAGGAAGCGGCAGTCTTCTATAAGCTTAATTTCGAAGGACATGATCCGCAAAGAATCTCGTCTCATGATTTTACGATTACAGGAGATCACACCTTCGTAGGTACAACCCGTCTAAGCTTTGGGGACAAGGATCTCCCGGATCAGCTTAGGCTTAATATGAGTGTTGATTGTATCGGGACAACGAGGGGGAACTGGGATGTATCTGTCCTGCTGGATAGGGGGAAGAGCGCTGCGATAAGTACAACTGTTTATCCTAATGACTTGGACTTTATGTACGATAACTCACTTTACACTGTAGACAAGCTAACTCTTGGTCCAGTAACTTCGCAAGTTATTTTGATGAAAAGATATCCTCATCCATCTCTTTACGCAATGCTTGAAGATGATATTGGGACCTTGTATATGAATCAGGGTGGAGATGGAGCGACTGAAGAGTACTATTATTTCAACTTCTCACCGCTGACTGAATTTAATCCCAAACCGGAATATATGACACTGGTTATCGCTGAAACAGAGAACAATAATCAAGTTAAATCGTATAAAGATCGTCAGCGCTTGAGTGGTCCACTCCCGCTGACACTAAAGGGGAATGAGGGAGGAAGCGTTACAATTACGGCTGTTGAATATGAGGAGAAGCAGACGGTTGTATACTATGAGGCCAGTCAGGTGATGAGCCAGTTAACTTCAATAACCCTACAGGAAGGACACGATCAGCCGATTTTACAGATAGGAACGCGGGTACGAATGAGTAAAGATAAACTGGCATTTAAGCTGCTTTTCCCGCCAGTGCAGCCTTCTGACAATCTTGAGATTATAACCGAGTACTTCTCATATCCAGAGGATATGCAGCAATTCCGTCTGCGGATTCCGGTTCAGTGGACCAAAAGCTGCTGA
- a CDS encoding APC family permease: MKKHNSLGRTIGMPQAIALYIGAVLGSGVLIVPGLAAEMAGPASLLAWGFMTLLILPLALSMGLLSAKFPNAGGVSHFVTLAFGPKAGALVGWFFLMSVPIGAPVAALTGAGYMTAAMGWGDPARIALAAGMLVIGLLTNWIGMQVAGKVQIAVVIAIVAVLVFSFAAALPGMERAHFTPFAPHGWMSVGQAAALLFWCFIGWEAVSHLSEEFKEPERAAVKGVTIAAIIVGVLYFLSALATVGTQSYLHGGADSSLLWIISQPLGAWGGFIAGLTGLFICTATIIAYAGAASRVAYALSRQGYAPGWMGLLSSRYQTPVGAIGFLALCFTLILSLYGSGALSLTTLITFPNATFILTYIGGCAAGIRLLRGSRAGVTISFISFAATLAVFPFTGWAILYPLLITVVFAGVDYLRFGVRRVGER, translated from the coding sequence ATGAAGAAACACAACTCGTTAGGGCGTACCATCGGTATGCCTCAGGCCATTGCTTTATACATCGGTGCTGTCCTCGGCTCAGGGGTTTTAATTGTACCCGGACTGGCCGCCGAGATGGCTGGCCCTGCTTCGCTGCTGGCCTGGGGCTTCATGACTCTGCTCATTCTTCCGCTTGCCTTATCCATGGGCCTGCTCTCTGCCAAGTTCCCTAACGCCGGGGGCGTCTCCCACTTCGTTACACTAGCCTTCGGGCCAAAGGCCGGGGCTCTGGTCGGCTGGTTCTTCCTGATGTCCGTTCCGATCGGTGCGCCAGTCGCCGCATTGACCGGTGCAGGATACATGACCGCAGCGATGGGCTGGGGTGATCCGGCAAGAATCGCCCTTGCCGCCGGGATGCTGGTGATTGGACTCCTAACGAATTGGATCGGCATGCAGGTCGCCGGTAAAGTACAAATTGCTGTGGTCATCGCTATAGTTGCCGTACTGGTCTTCTCCTTTGCCGCTGCGCTTCCTGGGATGGAGCGTGCCCACTTCACTCCGTTTGCGCCGCATGGCTGGATGAGCGTCGGGCAGGCGGCGGCTCTCCTCTTCTGGTGCTTCATCGGCTGGGAAGCCGTTTCGCATCTGTCCGAAGAGTTCAAGGAGCCTGAACGGGCTGCGGTTAAGGGTGTGACCATCGCAGCCATCATTGTGGGCGTCCTGTATTTCCTCTCCGCACTTGCTACCGTTGGTACGCAGAGCTATCTGCACGGCGGAGCAGATAGCTCCCTGCTCTGGATCATCAGTCAGCCGCTCGGGGCATGGGGCGGCTTCATCGCCGGACTCACGGGTCTCTTCATCTGCACAGCGACGATCATTGCCTATGCAGGCGCAGCTTCACGCGTGGCTTATGCCTTGTCCCGGCAAGGCTATGCTCCGGGTTGGATGGGGCTTTTATCGAGTCGTTATCAGACGCCTGTGGGAGCAATCGGCTTCCTGGCGCTCTGCTTCACCCTGATATTGTCGCTCTACGGCAGTGGGGCGCTATCGTTAACCACACTGATTACCTTCCCCAACGCCACCTTCATTCTTACCTATATTGGGGGCTGCGCCGCCGGTATTCGCCTCTTGCGCGGCAGCCGTGCAGGCGTAACAATCAGCTTCATTTCTTTTGCCGCCACACTGGCCGTGTTCCCGTTCACAGGGTGGGCGATTCTGTACCCGCTGCTGATTACAGTGGTGTTTGCCGGAGTGGACTATTTGAGATTCGGGGTAAGGCGTGTGGGGGAGCGGTGA
- a CDS encoding LysR family transcriptional regulator translates to MESKHLFTFLVVVETGSFTRAAQKLDYAQSSITAQIQALEAELKQPLFDRISKKIMLTDAGRRLLPYAQEISKMHTMAENALRSGSEITGSLRIGAPESLAAFRLPGIIKDFRSRYPQVQITLKPGACWELTEFIRSGELDLAFLLQPETEYKDMYCETLIHEAMALVAPLDHPLLELAEVEPQQLKNVTILHTEAGCTYRTLFERHLNSHGVFPDPNLEFWSIEAIKQCVMAGLGLSFLPQITVQRELAEGKLGRLNWNDQSQRVATQIAYHNKKWKSPALSEFLRMVEKHAAGWREAAAEE, encoded by the coding sequence ATGGAATCGAAGCATCTGTTCACCTTTCTCGTTGTGGTAGAGACCGGCAGCTTCACCCGCGCTGCGCAGAAGCTGGATTATGCCCAGTCCAGCATTACCGCTCAGATTCAGGCGCTGGAAGCAGAGCTGAAGCAGCCCCTGTTCGACCGGATCAGCAAAAAGATTATGCTCACGGATGCAGGCCGCCGCTTGCTGCCGTATGCCCAGGAAATCTCCAAAATGCACACGATGGCTGAGAATGCCCTCCGGTCCGGGAGCGAAATAACCGGTTCGCTGCGGATTGGCGCACCGGAATCCCTGGCGGCCTTCCGGCTTCCCGGTATTATTAAGGATTTCCGCAGCCGTTATCCTCAGGTGCAGATTACCCTGAAGCCGGGAGCTTGCTGGGAGCTGACCGAATTCATCCGCTCCGGGGAGCTGGATCTGGCCTTCCTGCTGCAGCCGGAAACAGAATATAAGGATATGTACTGTGAGACGCTGATTCATGAAGCCATGGCTCTGGTGGCTCCGCTGGATCATCCGCTGCTGGAGCTTGCTGAAGTGGAGCCGCAGCAGCTGAAGAATGTAACCATTCTGCATACCGAGGCGGGCTGCACCTATCGCACCTTATTTGAACGTCATCTGAACAGCCACGGCGTCTTTCCTGATCCGAATCTGGAGTTCTGGAGCATTGAAGCGATCAAGCAGTGCGTGATGGCCGGCCTCGGCCTCTCATTTCTGCCGCAGATTACGGTACAGCGCGAGCTGGCGGAAGGCAAGCTGGGCCGGCTGAACTGGAATGACCAGTCGCAGCGGGTAGCCACCCAGATCGCTTACCATAACAAGAAATGGAAGTCTCCTGCCCTCAGTGAGTTCCTCAGAATGGTAGAGAAGCATGCTGCCGGATGGAGGGAAGCTGCTGCGGAGGAATGA